A window of Campylobacter ureolyticus contains these coding sequences:
- a CDS encoding GntP family permease: MGGIWLIVALVIAIVLVIFMIAKLKIHAFLSLMSVSLLLAIVVGIPLVKIPTIIGEGFSSIFKNIGIVIILGALIGAILEKTGAALKLADMVVSAVGEKRPNLAMMVMGWVVGIPVFCDSGYVVLNPIRKALAQKISSANPMAMAVSLSGGLFISHNLIPPTPGPIAAAGALGVGENLFLVIMLGVIISIPILISLCFISKFMDKKEISKNEKDEIFKTYDELKAEFGTLPCGFNAIMPILAPIIFMALGSISSILKFGGFFGNLCTFLGAPIIALSIGVLFGIYQLYNSKRLGEFYELCESSLKVVGPIIFITAAGGVLGKVITEAGFVSFMKENASVVSSVGIFFPFIIAAVLKTAQGSSTVAIVTTASILGAYADPNSLMAVLGLNTSLAAALCVMAIGCGAMCVSHANDSYFWVVTNFSGLSAELGYKTQTLMTLIISVVGMISVFILSIILL; the protein is encoded by the coding sequence ATGGGTGGAATTTGGCTTATTGTGGCTTTAGTTATAGCCATTGTTTTAGTTATTTTTATGATAGCAAAATTAAAAATTCACGCATTTTTATCTTTAATGAGTGTTTCTTTGCTTTTGGCAATTGTCGTAGGAATTCCACTTGTAAAAATTCCTACAATTATTGGAGAAGGTTTTAGCTCCATTTTTAAAAATATTGGAATAGTCATCATTTTAGGCGCATTAATTGGAGCTATTTTGGAAAAAACTGGAGCCGCACTTAAGCTAGCTGATATGGTTGTAAGTGCTGTTGGTGAAAAAAGACCGAATTTAGCAATGATGGTAATGGGTTGGGTTGTAGGAATTCCAGTATTTTGCGATAGTGGATATGTTGTTTTAAATCCAATTAGAAAAGCTCTTGCTCAAAAAATATCATCAGCAAATCCTATGGCAATGGCAGTTTCGCTGAGTGGAGGACTTTTTATATCACACAATTTAATTCCTCCAACCCCAGGACCAATTGCAGCAGCTGGAGCTTTGGGCGTTGGAGAAAATCTTTTTTTAGTGATTATGCTTGGAGTTATTATAAGTATTCCAATTTTAATCTCTCTTTGTTTTATTTCTAAATTTATGGATAAAAAAGAGATTTCTAAAAATGAAAAAGATGAAATTTTTAAAACTTATGATGAGTTAAAGGCTGAGTTTGGAACTCTTCCGTGTGGTTTTAATGCCATTATGCCAATTTTAGCTCCAATTATTTTTATGGCGCTTGGCTCAATCAGCTCTATTTTAAAATTTGGTGGTTTTTTTGGAAATTTGTGCACATTTTTAGGGGCTCCAATAATTGCTTTAAGTATTGGTGTGTTATTTGGAATTTATCAGCTTTATAATTCAAAGAGATTGGGTGAGTTTTATGAACTTTGTGAAAGTTCATTAAAAGTTGTTGGTCCGATTATTTTTATAACTGCTGCAGGTGGTGTTTTAGGCAAAGTTATCACTGAGGCGGGTTTTGTGAGTTTTATGAAAGAAAATGCTAGCGTTGTTTCAAGTGTTGGCATATTTTTTCCATTTATTATTGCAGCTGTTTTAAAAACAGCTCAAGGTTCATCAACAGTTGCCATTGTAACAACCGCTTCTATTTTGGGAGCTTACGCAGATCCAAACTCTTTAATGGCAGTTTTAGGGCTTAACACTTCACTTGCTGCAGCACTTTGTGTTATGGCGATAGGTTGTGGTGCAATGTGCGTATCTCATGCAAATGATAGTTATTTTTGGGTTGTAACAAATTTTAGTGGATTGTCAGCTGAACTTGGCTATAAGACTCAAACATTAATGACGCTCATAATCTCAGTTGTAGGGATGATAAGCGTGTTTATATTGTCAATAATCTTGCTATGA
- a CDS encoding phosphatidate cytidylyltransferase — translation MKTRLKTAGILILALLVLVWLDFYLLNFLIFAGVLALSLSEALKLYKIDDETIIPLGVGLFVIFAIFSGNSFSHVYKFIALTLLVASSFLAYKNSENLNSLKVLIYPLAPIFIMFSIYQVLGITCLVYLIVIIACADSGAYFIGKAFGSHGFCQTSPNKTLEGLLGGVVCAVFVGGAYYAFFMDAGTLPNPLISTIFIVVAGIFGDLFESYLKRKAGVKDSGDIFPGHGGMLDRIDSYLFGAIAMSLIYIW, via the coding sequence ATGAAAACTCGCTTAAAAACAGCAGGGATACTTATTTTAGCACTACTTGTGCTTGTTTGGCTGGACTTTTATTTGCTTAACTTTTTAATATTTGCAGGTGTTTTAGCACTATCTTTAAGTGAGGCTTTAAAGCTTTATAAAATAGATGATGAAACTATCATTCCACTTGGCGTTGGACTTTTTGTAATATTTGCAATTTTTTCAGGAAATAGCTTTTCACATGTTTATAAATTTATAGCACTTACTTTACTTGTCGCAAGCTCATTTTTAGCCTATAAAAATAGTGAAAATTTAAACTCTTTAAAAGTACTTATCTATCCGCTAGCTCCAATATTTATAATGTTTAGCATATATCAAGTTTTAGGCATTACTTGCCTTGTTTATCTGATTGTGATAATAGCCTGTGCAGATAGTGGTGCATATTTTATCGGCAAAGCTTTTGGCTCACATGGTTTTTGTCAAACATCACCTAACAAAACACTTGAGGGACTTCTTGGTGGTGTAGTTTGTGCCGTGTTTGTAGGCGGAGCTTATTACGCATTTTTCATGGATGCAGGAACCCTGCCAAATCCTTTAATTTCAACTATTTTTATCGTTGTTGCTGGAATTTTTGGTGATTTGTTTGAAAGCTATCTGAAAAGAAAAGCTGGAGTTAAAGATAGTGGCGATATATTCCCAGGACATGGTGGAATGCTTGATAGAATAGACAGCTACCTTTTTGGCGCTATTGCTATGAGTTTAATTTATATATGGTAG
- a CDS encoding glycerate kinase — MKVLVAIDSFKGSLTSIEAGNAVKSGIFSLCDEVTVIGIADGGEGSLDTIANFLGANFDEILTFDPLFRQIKANYAHKDDLAILEMSQSSGLNLLKKDERNPYITSTYGLGIMIKDAILKGRRNFIIGIGGSATNDAGTGMLEALGFSFFDKNDNLIKANGQNLIKISKISDKNTLKELKECKFKIACDVNNPLYGKNGAAYVYAAQKGASNDMIKNLDLGLINFSKVVYKFMGIDNSSISGSGAAGGLGFGFMSFLNAKLLRGFEIISKIINLEEKIKNADLIITGEGKLDAQSSMGKVPSEVAKLAKKHSKKVVALGGAVDDGFDDELFNGAFCILDSPISLEEAMKKEIAKANLAKISRQILKLLK; from the coding sequence ATGAAAGTTTTAGTGGCAATTGACTCTTTTAAGGGTAGTTTAACTTCTATTGAGGCTGGAAATGCTGTAAAAAGCGGTATTTTTAGCCTTTGTGATGAGGTTACTGTGATTGGAATTGCTGATGGAGGTGAGGGTAGTTTAGATACTATCGCAAATTTTCTTGGAGCAAATTTTGATGAAATTTTAACTTTTGATCCGCTTTTTAGACAAATAAAGGCAAATTATGCTCATAAAGATGATTTAGCGATTTTAGAAATGTCTCAAAGCTCTGGATTAAATTTATTAAAAAAAGATGAGCGAAATCCATACATCACTTCGACTTATGGACTTGGAATTATGATAAAAGACGCTATTTTAAAAGGCAGAAGAAATTTTATCATAGGAATTGGTGGAAGCGCAACGAATGATGCAGGAACTGGAATGCTTGAAGCTTTGGGATTTAGCTTTTTTGATAAAAATGATAATTTAATAAAAGCAAATGGTCAAAATTTAATAAAAATTTCTAAAATTTCAGATAAAAATACCTTAAAAGAACTAAAAGAGTGCAAATTTAAAATAGCTTGCGATGTAAATAATCCCCTATATGGTAAGAATGGGGCCGCTTATGTATATGCCGCGCAAAAAGGCGCTAGTAATGATATGATAAAAAATCTTGACTTAGGTCTTATAAATTTTAGTAAAGTAGTTTATAAATTTATGGGCATTGATAATTCTAGTATTTCTGGAAGTGGGGCAGCTGGTGGGCTTGGGTTTGGATTTATGAGTTTTTTAAATGCTAAACTTTTAAGAGGATTTGAAATAATTTCAAAAATTATTAATTTAGAAGAAAAGATAAAAAATGCTGATTTAATCATAACTGGCGAGGGAAAACTAGATGCTCAAAGCTCCATGGGTAAAGTTCCTAGCGAGGTGGCAAAACTAGCCAAAAAGCATTCCAAAAAAGTAGTGGCTTTGGGTGGTGCGGTTGATGATGGTTTTGATGATGAGCTTTTTAATGGGGCATTTTGTATTTTAGACTCACCAATTAGCCTTGAAGAGGCCATGAAAAAAGAAATTGCAAAAGCAAATTTAGCTAAAATTTCAAGACAAATTTTAAAACTTTTAAAGTAG
- the leuC gene encoding 3-isopropylmalate dehydratase large subunit produces the protein MKQTITEKIFSDHVGYEVKAGQIIDSKIDMVIGNDITTPISIKAFKESGAKSLANPDDFAIVMDHYIPAKDILSANQAKISREFAYEHNLKNYFDEKDLGIEHALLPEKGLVIPGDVIIGADSHTCTHGALGAFATGMGSTDLAYAMITGKNWFKVPETIKIVFKKKPAQHVYGKDLILEVIRQIGVDGALYKALEFTGESIGYLDMDSRFSLCNMAIEAGGKSGIIAVDEITKDFLKDKNLRDEPKYFYSDDGTNYTKVIEIDTSNLDPVIAYPFLPSNGKSVREAVKDDIAIDQAFIGSCTNGRLSDLRIAASILKGKKVARKTRLIITPATQKIALQAQKEGLIDIFIEAGAVVSNPTCGACLGGYMGILGAGERCISTTNRNFVGRMGDRSSEVYLANSAVAAASAIAGKIADPRDL, from the coding sequence ATGAAACAAACAATTACTGAAAAAATTTTCAGCGATCATGTAGGATATGAGGTAAAAGCTGGGCAAATAATAGATAGCAAGATTGATATGGTTATAGGAAATGATATAACAACGCCAATTTCCATAAAGGCTTTTAAAGAAAGCGGTGCAAAAAGCCTTGCGAACCCAGATGATTTTGCCATTGTTATGGATCACTACATCCCAGCCAAAGATATTTTAAGTGCAAATCAAGCAAAAATTTCAAGAGAGTTTGCATATGAACATAACTTAAAAAACTATTTTGATGAAAAAGACTTAGGAATCGAACACGCACTTTTGCCTGAAAAAGGACTTGTTATTCCAGGAGATGTGATAATAGGGGCTGATTCTCACACTTGTACTCACGGAGCTTTAGGGGCTTTTGCAACAGGTATGGGAAGTACTGATTTAGCATATGCAATGATAACTGGAAAAAATTGGTTTAAAGTACCTGAAACAATAAAGATTGTTTTTAAGAAAAAACCTGCACAACATGTTTATGGAAAAGATTTAATTTTAGAAGTAATTAGGCAAATTGGCGTTGATGGAGCACTTTATAAAGCTTTAGAATTTACAGGTGAGAGCATTGGGTATTTGGATATGGATTCAAGATTTAGTCTTTGTAATATGGCCATAGAAGCAGGCGGAAAAAGTGGCATAATTGCAGTTGATGAAATAACAAAAGATTTTTTAAAAGATAAGAATTTAAGAGATGAGCCAAAGTATTTTTACTCAGACGATGGAACAAATTATACAAAAGTTATAGAAATAGATACCTCAAATCTAGATCCTGTAATAGCGTATCCGTTTTTGCCAAGTAATGGAAAAAGTGTAAGAGAAGCAGTAAAAGATGATATCGCAATTGATCAAGCTTTTATAGGAAGTTGCACAAATGGAAGATTGAGTGACTTAAGAATTGCAGCAAGTATTTTAAAAGGTAAAAAAGTAGCTCGTAAAACTCGTCTTATAATAACACCAGCTACACAAAAAATAGCCTTGCAAGCACAAAAAGAGGGACTTATTGATATTTTTATAGAAGCTGGTGCAGTTGTAAGTAATCCAACCTGTGGGGCTTGTCTTGGTGGATATATGGGAATTTTAGGAGCAGGAGAAAGATGCATCTCTACAACAAATAGAAATTTTGTTGGAAGAATGGGTGATAGAAGTAGTGAGGTTTATCTTGCAAACTCAGCTGTTGCAGCAGCTTCAGCTATAGCTGGAAAAATTGCTGATCCAAGAGATTTATAA
- a CDS encoding molybdenum cofactor guanylyltransferase, producing MYENCVVLAGGKSSRMGRDKSLLPFENFHTLTHFQVFKFSKIFKNVFVSSKFDKFSGEFKFIKDTFDDFSPMGGLYSVLSNFKNQNVFIIAVDMPFVKFETINLLYENLGKNEICVAKDKEHIHSLCGFYNSNLSDLALSLYEKNIHKIKALFQKSKFKSVFFDDEKEFLNLNYFDEYEKAIKKGTL from the coding sequence ATGTATGAAAATTGCGTTGTTTTAGCTGGTGGAAAAAGTTCTAGAATGGGAAGAGACAAATCACTTTTGCCATTTGAAAACTTTCATACTTTAACGCATTTTCAAGTTTTTAAATTTAGTAAAATTTTTAAAAATGTTTTTGTAAGTTCTAAATTTGATAAATTTAGCGGTGAATTTAAATTTATAAAAGATACTTTTGATGATTTTTCGCCAATGGGCGGACTTTATTCAGTTCTATCAAATTTTAAAAATCAAAATGTTTTTATAATAGCTGTTGATATGCCTTTTGTCAAATTTGAAACTATAAATTTACTTTATGAAAATTTAGGTAAAAATGAAATTTGCGTTGCAAAAGATAAAGAGCATATTCATAGCCTGTGCGGATTTTATAATTCAAATTTGAGTGATTTAGCCTTGTCTTTATATGAAAAAAATATTCATAAAATAAAAGCTTTATTTCAAAAGTCCAAATTTAAAAGCGTTTTTTTTGATGATGAAAAAGAGTTTTTAAATTTGAACTACTTTGATGAATATGAAAAAGCAATAAAAAAAGGAACTTTATGA
- a CDS encoding nitrous oxide reductase accessory protein NosL has product MERRNFLKGTGLVFLAGSIGFSPNLFAKMNMGEVDFREVKPEEATILQDGDGKEFCVVCGMSLIKFYKTSHASDYDVNGKDETHQYCSIHCMFEEAMSEKVEIKNPKVVDAKTLKFIDSKNAFYVYGSNKPATMATVSSYAFASQDDAKEFKNNFGGEILSFSEVSKKVEESLADDIALIDKRQKMAALKGEEIYKASCADIKETFSTSGRAKAYLIKNKPCGDLNLQELSQVAHYLKRR; this is encoded by the coding sequence ATGGAAAGAAGAAATTTCCTAAAAGGAACTGGATTAGTTTTTTTAGCAGGAAGTATTGGTTTTAGTCCAAATCTTTTTGCAAAAATGAATATGGGTGAAGTTGATTTTAGAGAGGTAAAACCCGAGGAGGCCACTATTTTACAAGATGGAGATGGTAAAGAGTTTTGCGTAGTTTGTGGTATGAGTTTAATTAAGTTTTATAAAACTTCTCACGCAAGCGATTATGATGTAAATGGTAAAGATGAAACTCATCAATACTGCTCAATTCACTGCATGTTTGAAGAGGCAATGAGCGAAAAAGTGGAAATTAAAAATCCAAAAGTAGTTGATGCTAAAACTTTAAAATTTATAGATTCAAAAAATGCTTTTTATGTTTATGGCTCAAATAAACCAGCAACAATGGCAACTGTAAGTTCATACGCATTTGCAAGCCAAGATGATGCGAAAGAATTTAAAAATAACTTTGGTGGAGAAATTTTAAGCTTTAGCGAAGTTTCAAAAAAAGTTGAAGAAAGCTTGGCTGATGATATAGCTTTAATTGACAAAAGACAAAAAATGGCAGCATTAAAAGGTGAAGAAATCTACAAAGCAAGTTGTGCGGATATAAAAGAAACATTTAGCACATCAGGAAGAGCAAAAGCTTATCTAATCAAAAACAAACCTTGCGGCGATTTAAATCTACAAGAACTTTCCCAAGTTGCACATTATCTAAAAAGAAGATAA
- the dxr gene encoding 1-deoxy-D-xylulose-5-phosphate reductoisomerase, with protein sequence MVVLGSTGSIGVNSLLIANKFNIEVEALSCNKNVDLLNLQIAKFKPKFVCVGDESLVKSVNHKTVFVGENGLLKMLENCKSKKVINALVGFAGLKPSIKTQNLNKTLCLANKESLVVAGKFLDTKKIVPIDSEHFGLKFLLKEMKIYKMIITASGGAFRDANLNTLKNATPKDALKHPNWSMGAKITIDSATMMNKLFEIMEAFHLYRVSNLDAFIERTSTIHALIEFIDGSTTAHISKTDMKLAIANAILDEIDEPILEHFDLLSLEKGLKFEKIDLEKYPVFSLKDEVIKNPDLGVIINAANEIYVNKFLNNECKFLDIKKIIFESLDKFASFRPLNLDEIFEMDKKVREFAKKLV encoded by the coding sequence ATGGTAGTTTTAGGCTCAACTGGATCAATTGGCGTAAATTCACTTCTTATAGCCAATAAATTTAACATTGAAGTTGAAGCATTAAGCTGCAATAAAAATGTGGATTTGCTAAATTTGCAAATTGCAAAATTCAAACCGAAATTCGTCTGTGTTGGCGATGAGAGTTTAGTTAAATCAGTAAATCACAAAACTGTTTTTGTTGGTGAAAATGGGCTTTTAAAAATGCTTGAAAACTGCAAAAGCAAAAAAGTTATAAACGCCCTTGTTGGTTTTGCTGGACTAAAACCAAGTATTAAAACACAAAATTTAAATAAAACCTTATGCCTTGCAAATAAAGAAAGCTTGGTTGTGGCTGGAAAATTTCTTGATACAAAAAAAATAGTTCCAATTGACAGCGAACATTTTGGACTTAAATTTCTATTAAAAGAGATGAAAATTTATAAAATGATAATCACTGCAAGTGGAGGAGCATTTAGAGATGCCAATTTAAATACGCTTAAAAATGCAACACCAAAAGATGCACTAAAGCATCCAAATTGGAGCATGGGAGCAAAAATAACAATCGATAGTGCAACTATGATGAATAAACTTTTTGAAATAATGGAAGCGTTTCATCTTTATAGAGTTTCAAATTTAGACGCATTCATTGAAAGAACCTCAACAATTCATGCATTAATTGAGTTTATCGATGGCTCAACCACGGCTCATATCTCAAAAACAGATATGAAACTAGCAATTGCAAATGCTATTTTAGATGAGATAGATGAGCCTATTTTAGAGCATTTTGATTTGTTGAGTTTAGAAAAAGGACTTAAATTTGAAAAAATTGATTTAGAAAAATATCCGGTTTTTTCACTAAAAGATGAAGTTATAAAAAACCCTGATTTAGGGGTCATAATAAATGCTGCAAATGAAATTTATGTTAATAAATTTTTAAATAATGAGTGCAAATTTTTAGATATCAAAAAAATAATTTTTGAAAGTTTAGATAAGTTTGCCTCTTTTAGGCCTTTGAATCTAGATGAAATTTTTGAAATGGATAAAAAAGTAAGAGAATTTGCTAAAAAATTAGTATAA
- a CDS encoding phospholipase A gives MKKIVYLSLIATLSLANNFSDEVYQKSLEKAMEFEQKGDYKNAMLEYKKLAEFSKRKNEILQKEVVKENINTLNKSQDEVKFTYVDLNSQNLDNSKTTLDNEEIKPKISQKSKSLYPKANEENPQWLYMYEPTYIGYAYDFSKKPDRKKGEAKFQISFQKPIFDDILGLDETWSVAYTQKSFWQISQDSSPFRTTDYEPEIFVTIPTDFLGLDYFRVGFNHQSNGEAGEISRSWNRVFAQTSFNLGNLRITPRVWHSFNFDKTNDDIRQYLGYGDIKFNYDIGNHHLTALWRNNLRFDKENRGAIELNYYFPLPFFKELHGFVQYFNGYGESLIDHNKHVDKVMLGIAFYEN, from the coding sequence ATGAAAAAAATAGTCTATTTATCACTAATAGCAACTTTGTCTTTGGCAAATAATTTTAGTGATGAAGTGTATCAAAAATCACTTGAAAAAGCTATGGAATTTGAACAAAAAGGTGATTATAAAAATGCAATGCTTGAGTATAAAAAGCTTGCTGAGTTTTCAAAAAGAAAAAATGAAATTTTACAAAAAGAAGTGGTTAAAGAAAATATTAATACTTTAAATAAATCACAAGATGAGGTAAAGTTTACTTATGTAGATTTGAATTCTCAAAACCTAGATAATTCAAAAACTACTTTGGATAATGAAGAAATTAAGCCCAAAATCTCACAAAAATCAAAATCCTTATATCCAAAGGCAAATGAAGAAAATCCTCAATGGCTTTATATGTATGAGCCAACTTATATAGGCTATGCGTATGATTTTAGTAAAAAACCAGATAGGAAAAAAGGTGAAGCTAAGTTTCAAATAAGTTTTCAAAAACCAATTTTTGATGATATTTTAGGTCTTGATGAAACTTGGAGCGTGGCTTATACTCAAAAATCTTTTTGGCAAATTTCACAAGATTCATCTCCATTTAGAACAACTGATTATGAGCCTGAAATTTTTGTAACTATACCAACTGATTTTTTAGGACTTGATTATTTTAGAGTCGGATTTAACCATCAATCAAACGGTGAAGCGGGAGAAATTTCAAGATCTTGGAATAGAGTTTTTGCACAGACTAGCTTTAATTTAGGAAATTTACGCATAACTCCAAGAGTTTGGCACTCATTTAACTTTGATAAAACCAATGATGATATAAGACAGTATTTAGGTTACGGAGATATTAAATTTAACTATGATATTGGAAATCATCACTTAACGGCTCTATGGAGAAACAATTTAAGATTTGATAAGGAAAATCGTGGAGCGATAGAATTAAATTATTATTTCCCACTTCCATTTTTTAAAGAACTTCACGGATTTGTGCAGTATTTTAATGGATATGGTGAAAGCTTGATTGATCATAATAAACATGTTGATAAGGTAATGTTGGGTATTGCGTTTTATGAAAACTAA
- a CDS encoding NFACT RNA binding domain-containing protein, which produces MKYKILMQIADFLKKFEKINSIKRVGDRVVLIEFDKQNTIFFDMDKQNSAIYKSDDYKNLKSYKAPFDVILSKRFNASNLINLEVLENNRILFIKAKKSGSYKEIVSNLYFEFTGRFTNIIITDENDNILEALSHYENTNRSIKPGKTLKHLSQIAIKEKPSQIIVNFDEFLKSEFEKINSKKLFDIKNSKIAVLNKKIDSLTKNLTELESQENLLEKSMKLNKKGEIITANLHLLNDFQKEFVLKDFNGNDVFFKCEKTPKLEAKRLFDESKKLRQKASGVKFEKANLNEKIEFFQNLKELVKNVSNLDEIEALFPKKSKKLPLNKESEIIENFYIGDFKISVGKNEKGNISLLKNSKKDDFWFHLKDIPSAHVIVKTNKQNLSDEIIKMAAKICVNFSVKNSGNFEVDYTKRANVKVVDGAFVNYINYKTITILKT; this is translated from the coding sequence ATGAAGTATAAAATATTAATGCAAATTGCGGATTTTTTAAAAAAATTTGAAAAAATAAACAGTATAAAAAGAGTTGGCGATAGAGTTGTTTTAATAGAATTCGATAAACAAAACACTATCTTTTTTGATATGGATAAGCAAAACTCAGCTATTTATAAAAGCGATGATTATAAGAATTTAAAAAGCTATAAAGCACCTTTTGATGTAATTTTAAGTAAAAGATTTAATGCGTCAAATTTAATAAATTTAGAAGTTTTAGAAAATAATAGAATACTTTTTATAAAAGCAAAAAAAAGTGGAAGCTACAAAGAGATAGTTTCAAATTTATATTTTGAATTTACAGGGAGATTTACAAATATCATAATAACAGATGAAAATGATAACATATTAGAAGCTTTAAGCCACTATGAAAATACAAATAGAAGCATAAAACCTGGAAAAACTTTGAAACACTTAAGCCAAATCGCAATAAAAGAAAAGCCAAGCCAAATAATTGTAAATTTTGATGAGTTTTTAAAAAGCGAATTTGAAAAAATAAACTCAAAAAAGCTTTTTGATATAAAAAATTCAAAAATAGCTGTTCTAAATAAAAAAATAGATAGCTTGACTAAAAATTTAACTGAGCTAGAAAGCCAAGAAAATCTACTTGAAAAATCAATGAAATTAAATAAAAAAGGTGAAATTATAACAGCAAACTTACATCTTTTAAATGATTTTCAAAAAGAGTTTGTTTTAAAAGATTTTAACGGAAATGATGTCTTTTTTAAATGTGAAAAAACTCCAAAGCTTGAAGCAAAAAGACTTTTTGATGAGAGTAAAAAACTAAGGCAAAAAGCTAGTGGAGTTAAATTTGAAAAAGCAAATTTAAATGAAAAAATAGAGTTTTTTCAAAATTTAAAAGAATTAGTTAAAAATGTCTCAAATTTAGATGAAATTGAAGCTCTATTTCCTAAAAAAAGTAAAAAACTTCCTTTAAATAAGGAAAGTGAGATAATAGAAAATTTTTATATAGGTGATTTTAAAATCTCTGTTGGAAAAAACGAAAAAGGAAATATAAGCCTACTTAAAAACTCAAAAAAAGATGATTTTTGGTTTCATCTAAAAGATATCCCATCAGCTCATGTGATAGTTAAAACAAATAAACAAAACTTAAGCGATGAAATAATTAAAATGGCAGCAAAAATTTGTGTTAATTTTAGCGTTAAAAATAGTGGAAATTTTGAAGTTGATTACACAAAAAGAGCAAATGTAAAAGTGGTTGATGGAGCATTTGTAAATTACATAAACTACAAAACAATTACTATTTTAAAGACTTAA
- the tilS gene encoding tRNA lysidine(34) synthetase TilS, which translates to MEKLLLDQNALNLLKGKSSILAFSHGVDSTALFYLLVNQNIDFDLAFVNYNTRKESILEENEAINLAKKFNKKIFVKKVNLNLEKSSNFEKIARDLRYEFFDEIFSKFDYKFLITAHNLNDLFEWFLMRISKGAGLCNALGMSIYDKKENLNIIRPLLYTSRDEILNFLNENHLKYFIDSSNKNTKFQRNFMRENFSNEFVRLYKKGLENSLKFMQKDKEILQDGLIYENLEFFIIKNQLNSINLLDKILKKFGIVMSQKQRDEAIKDTVISGKITISYKDDKIYIAPYKKEIMTKKFKEICRVKKVPKLIRGYIFTHQNLLKYF; encoded by the coding sequence TTGGAGAAATTATTGCTTGACCAAAATGCTTTAAATTTATTAAAAGGTAAAAGCTCGATTTTAGCATTTTCTCACGGAGTTGATAGCACAGCTTTATTTTATCTTTTGGTTAATCAAAATATTGATTTTGATTTGGCATTTGTAAACTACAACACAAGAAAAGAAAGTATTTTAGAAGAAAACGAAGCTATAAATTTAGCAAAAAAATTTAATAAAAAAATATTTGTTAAAAAAGTAAATTTAAATCTTGAAAAAAGTTCAAATTTTGAAAAAATAGCAAGAGATTTAAGATATGAATTTTTTGATGAAATTTTTTCTAAATTTGACTATAAATTTCTAATTACAGCTCATAATTTAAATGATCTTTTCGAATGGTTTTTAATGAGAATTTCAAAAGGTGCCGGACTTTGCAATGCCCTTGGAATGAGTATTTATGATAAAAAAGAAAATTTAAACATAATAAGACCTTTATTATATACCTCAAGAGATGAAATACTAAATTTCTTAAATGAAAATCATCTAAAATATTTTATAGATAGCTCAAATAAAAACACTAAATTTCAAAGAAATTTTATGAGAGAAAATTTTAGCAATGAGTTTGTAAGACTTTATAAAAAAGGTCTAGAAAACAGCTTAAAATTTATGCAAAAAGATAAAGAAATTTTACAAGATGGCTTAATATATGAAAATTTAGAGTTTTTTATTATAAAAAACCAACTAAATTCCATAAATTTATTAGATAAAATTTTGAAAAAATTTGGTATCGTGATGAGCCAAAAACAAAGAGATGAAGCAATAAAAGATACCGTTATAAGTGGCAAAATAACAATTTCTTATAAAGATGATAAAATCTATATAGCGCCATATAAAAAAGAAATTATGACTAAGAAATTTAAAGAAATTTGCAGAGTAAAAAAAGTCCCTAAATTAATTAGAGGCTATATTTTTACTCATCAAAATTTACTTAAATATTTTTAA